Below is a window of Streptomyces qaidamensis DNA.
GGTCGGAGGCTGCCGTCCGGGCCTACCGTACCCGGCTCGCTTTGTGTGACCTGGCCAAGCCCGTCAGCCGATACAGGACCGGTATCGCAACGTGCACCGATGTGAAGCAGGCGTGAGCGGGGTCACTTCTTGATGACCGCCTCCATCACGTTCCTCGCGATCGGTGCCGCGAGGCCGCCGCCGGAGATGTCGTCACGGACGGCGTTGTCGTCCTCGACGACGACCGCCACGGCGACCGGCGCGCTGCCGTCCTCGCCCTTGGCGTAGGAGATGAACCACGCGTAGGGGTTCTCGCTGTTGTCGACGCCGTGCTGGGCGGTGCCGGTCTTGCCGCCCACCTTGACGCCGTCGATCTTGGCCCTGGAGCCGGTGCCCTTGTCGACGACCGTCTCCATCATGGACTGGAGTTTCTGGGCGTTCTCCGCCGACAGGGGCTGGCTCAGCTCTTCGGGGTCGGTCTTCTGGATCGGGTCGAGGCCGGGCGACTGGAGCTCGTCGACCATGTACGGCTTCATCAGCTTGCCGTCGTTGGCGACGGCGGAGGCGACCATGGCCATCTGCAGTGGCGTCGCGGCGGTGTTGAACTGGCCGATGGAGGACAGCGCGGTCTGAGACGGGTTCATGTTGTCGGAGAAGACCGAGGCGTTGGCGCGGACCGGCGTGAACTGCTCCTCGTCGAAGCCGAACTTCTTGGCCATGTCCAGCATCTTGTCGTTGCCGAGGTCGGAGCCGATCTTGCCGAAGACGGTGTTGCAGGAGTACTGGAGGGCCACCCGCAGCGTCGCGTTCTTGCAGGGGATGTTGCCCTCGTTGGGCAGCTTGGTGGTGGTGCCCTTCATGATCCACGGGTCGGGCGAGTCGGTCTTGCCGTCCGGGTCCGTGTAGATGCCGTCCTCGAGGGCGGCGGCCGCGGTGACGACCTTGAAGGTGGAGCCCGGCGGGTAGGTCTCGCGCAGCGCGCGGTTGAGCATCGGGTCGTTCGGGTTGTTCTTCTTCTGCAGCTTCTGCCAGGCCGGGGTGTCCGTCGTCGTGGAGTTGCCGGCGAAGGACGACGGGTCGTACGACGGGTAGGAGGCCAGGGCCAGGATCTTGCCCGTGGACGGCTCCAGGGCGACGACGGCGCCCTTGCCGCCCTGCTTCTTGAGGCCGTTGTAGGCGGCCTTCTGGGCGGCGGCGTTCAGGGTGGTGACGACGTTGCCGCCCTGCTGCTTCTCGCCCGTGAGCATGTCGAGGGTGTTGCGGAAGAACAGCCTGTCGTCGTTGCCGGTGAGGATGCCGTCCTCGAGGTTCTCCAGCTGAGTGGCGCCGAAGGCCTGCGAGGCGTAGCCGGTGACCGGCGCCCACATGGGGCCGTCCTTGTAGGTGCGCTTGAACCTGTAGTCGCTGCCCGACGATTCGGCGGAGCCGGTGATCGGCTCCCCGCCGACGATGATGTTGCCGCGGGGGGAGGCGTAGCGCTCGATGGTGACGCGGCGGTTGTTCTTGTCGGTCCGGAGCTCGTCGGCCTGGACGTACTGGATCCAGTTGTCGCGGATCAGCAGTGCCAGAACGAGCAGGCCGCAGAAGATCGCGATCCGGCGCAGGGGCTTGTTCATGACGGGCGGACCACCTGGGTCATCTCGGCGTCGGGGTTGGCGGCGGGGGCGGGGGCCGGGCGGCGGGCCGTGTCGCTGATTCTCAGCAGGATGCCGATGAGGGCCCAGTTGGCGATCACGGAGGAACCGCCGTAGGCCACGAAGGGCAGCGTCATACCGGTCAGCGGGATGAGACCCATGACACCGCCGGCCACGACGAAGACCTGGAGGGCGAAGGCGCCGGACAGGCCGATCGCCAGCAGCTTGCCGAACGGGTCGCGGGCCGCGAGGGCGGTGCGCACACCCCGTTCGACGATCAGGCCGTAGAGCAGCAGGATCGCCATGACGCCCGCCAGGCCCAGTTCCTCGCCGAAGGTGGCGAGGATGAAGTCGGAGTTGGCGGCGAAGCCGATGAGGTCGGAGTTGCCCTGCCCGAGACCGGTGCCGAGCGTGCCTCCGGAACCGAAGGCCCACAGGGCCTGCATGGCCTGCTCGGAGTGGACGATGCCGTCCTGGACGGCGGCGCGGGAGAGTTCGAACTCGCGCATCGGGTCGAGCCAGGCCTGCACGCGCGTCTGGATGTGCGGCTCGAAACTCGCCACGCCGACGGCGCCGACCGCGGACATCAGCAGACCGAAGACGATCCAGCTGGTTCGCTCAGTGGCGACGTACAGCATGATGACGAACATCCCGAAGAACAGCAGGGATGTACCGAGGTCGGTCTCGAAGACCAGGATGAGGATCGACATCACCCAGACGACGAGGATCGGGCCGAGGTCGCGGCCGCGCGGCAGGTACAGGCCCATGAAGCGGCGGCTGGCCAGGGCCAGGGCGTCCCTCTTGACCATGAGGTAGCCGGCGAAGAACACCGCGAGGGCGATCTTCGCGAACTCACCGGGCTGGAGCGTGCCGAGGCCGGGGATCTTGATCCAGATCTTGGCGCCGTAGGTCGGGGCGCTGAGGCCGGGGATCAGCGGCATCACGAGCAGGAGCAGGGCCGCGGCCATGGAAATGTAGGTGTACCGCTGGAGGACCCGGTGGTCCTTCAGGAAGATCAGCACGACCACCAGCAGGGCGACGCCCATCGCCGAGTACAGCAGCTGGCGCGGTGCCGCCTCGACGAAGGTCCTGCTCGCTTGCAGCTTCTCCGACTGGTCCAGCCGCCAGATGACCACCAGACCGAGCCCGTTGAGCAGGGTGGCCAGCGGCAGCATCAGCGGGTCGGCGTACGGTGCGAACTTCCGTACGACGAGATGACCGACGCCCGCGAGCAGGCCGAGCCCGAGTCCGTAGCTCAGCAGGCCCGGAGGCACCGAGTCGTTCAGGGCCAGGCCGACGTTGGCGTAGGCGAACACCGGGATGACGACGGCGAACACCAGGAGCGCGAGCTCGGTGTTGCGTCGGCTCGGCGCGCCGATGGCGCCGATCGTGGACGTGTGGTGCGTCGGCGAGTGCGACGTATTCGTACCGCTCATCGTGTGACAGGGCCTCTCACGGCTACTGCTTACCGCACAGCGAGACGACCTTCTGCTCTTCCTCCGAGAGGCTGGGGCCGGGGCTGGGAGTGGGTGCGGTCGTGGTCGGGGGCGTGGACTTCTCCGGTGCCGACGGTGAACCCGACGGGCTGGACGGGTTCGGCGTCGGTGTGGCCTTGGACGTGAAGGAGGCGGGAGTGGTTCCCGTGGTGCCCCCGGCCTCGCCTTCGCCGGTCTTGGAGTTGTTCTGGCTCTCGGCTTCGCGCCGCTGCGCTTCCTTCTTGCACGCGGAGGCCTGCACCGACAGTTCCTGGATCTTCGCCTGGGCGTTCTTCAGACCGCCCTCGGGGATGGTTGCCTCGACCTGCTTCTGCTGGTAGGGCGGCAGGTACTTGAGTTCGATCTCGGGGTGGTCCTTCTCGACCTTCGAGAGCGAGACCCAGGCCAGGTCCTGGCTGATGCCGCGGTACAGCGCGACGTGCTCGTCCTCGGCGCCGACGTAGTACTGCGTCTGCGTCCAGCGGTAACCGCCGTACAGGCCGCCGCCGATGAGGGCCAGTGCGAGGACGCCGTAGAAGGATCTCTTCAGCCAGCGGCCCTTCTTGCGGGGCTTGGCGAAGTCGTCGTCGCCGTAATCGAAGCCGGAGGCGGGGATGTAGCCGGTGGTGTCTCCGGAGCCGGGCGGGCCGAATTCGCCGCCTCCGCCGCCCTGGCCGTGTCCGTGGCGGCCGAGCCCGGAGGCGCGGCCGGCGGGGGTCTGCATGATGCCGTTGTCGTGCAGCTGGTGCTGGTTCTCGGCGACGGCGCCGACGACGACGGGGGTGTCGGACAGCTGGCCCGCGAGGGTGTCGCCGGTGTCGAGGTCGAGGACGTCGGCGATGATGACGGTGATGTTGTCCGGGCCGCCGCCGCGCAGGGCCAGCTCGATCAGGTTCTGGACGGTCTCCTGGGGGCCCTGGTAGCTGGCGAGGGTGTCCTCCAGGGTCTGGTGGGACACCACGCCGGACAGGCCGTCGGAGCAGATGAGGTAGCGGTCGCCGGCGCGGACCTCGCGGATGGACAGGTCGGGCTCGACGTGGTCGCCGGATCCGAGGGCGCGCATCAGCAGCGAGCGCTGCGGGTGCGTGGTGGCCTCCTCCTCGGTGATGCGGCCCTCGTCGACCAGGCGCTGCACCCAGGTGTGGTCCTGGGTGATCTGGGTGAGGACGCCGTCGCGGAGCAGGTAGGCGCGCGAGTCGCCGACGTGGACCAGGCCGAGGCGCTGGCCCGTCCACAGCAGGGCGGTGAGGGTGGTCCCCATGCCCTCCAGCTGGGGGTCGTCCTCGACCATCGAGCGCAACTGGTCGTTGGCGCGCTGCACCGCCGTGCCGAGCGAGGTGAGGAGGTCGGAGCCGGGGACGTCGTCGTCGAGCGCGACGATGGTGGAGATGGCCTCGGAGGAGGCGACCTCACCGGCCGCGGCGCCGCCCATGCCGTCGGCGATGGCGAGCAGGCGCGGGCCGGCGTATCCGGAGTCCTCGTTGCCCTCCCGGATCATGCCCTTGTGCGATCCGGCCGCGAAGCGCAGTGACAGACTCATGCGCACCTCGCCTGTCGGCTCCGGGTACAGCCGGTCGTGTCGAGCCACACTGCCCACCCTCCGGTCGGGAGCGCGCGGGGGGCCGGGGTGGGGCCCGCCACTGCGTGCTCGCTCCGCTCGCGCCTATCCATGATGTAGCACTACTTCCGCAGCTCGATGACGGTCTTGCCGATGCGGATCGGCGCGCCCAGCGCAATCGGTGTGGGAGTCGTCAGCCGGGACCGGTCCAGGTACGTGCCGTTGGTGGAGCCGAGGTCCTCGACGATCCACTGGCCGTCGCGGTCCGGGTAGATCCTGGCATGGCGGCTGGATGCGTAGTCGTCGTCCAGCACGATCGTCGAGTCGTGCGCGCGGCCCAGGGTGATGGTCTGGCCCTGGAGCGCGACCGTGGTGCCGGTGAGGGTGCCCTCGGTGACGACCAGCTTGGTGGGGGCGTTACGGCCGCGTCGGCCGCCGGCGGCCTGCTGGCGCTGCGGCGGCGGCGCCTGGCGGGCGGCGGCGGCCTGCTGCTGTCGGCCCGCCTCGCGGCGCGAGCCGCGCTGGGTGACGCGCGTACCGAAGAGGTCGCTGCGGATGACCTGCACGGCCACGATCACGAACAGCCACAGTACGGCCAGGAAACCCAGCCGCATGACCGTGAGGGTCAGCTCTGACATTGCCCCCGCTTCACCCTTCGGCTTGCCGGTAAATGATGGTGGTGCTGCCCACGACGATCCGCGAGCCGTCGCGGAGCGTAGCGCGGGTGGTGTGCTGCCCGTCCACCACGATGCCGTTGGTGGATCCGAGATCCTGGATCGTCGAGGGCGTTCCGGTCCGGATCTCGCAGTGCCGGCGGGAGACGCCGGGGTCGTCGATCCGCACGTCGGCGTCGGTGCTGCGGCCCAGTACGAGTGTTGCGCGGGAGATCTGATGGCGGGTGCCGTTGATCTCGATCCAGTGGCGCGTGCGTCCGCCGGAGGCGGGGGCGGCCGGGGGCCGCTGGCCGCTCGCGGCGGGCGGGTAGCCGTAGCCGCCGGGACGGCCGCCGGGCGGCGGCGAGGCCGGCATGGGCGGGGCGCCGGAGGGTGCGGCGGCCGGCGGGTAGCCGTAGCCGCCGGGGCGTCCGCCCTGCGGGGCGGCGGGCGCGGCGGCACCGCCTCCCGGGCCGCCCTGCTGGCTGCTGGAGGAGGCGAGCGTACGGCTGCGCACCCGGTACAGGCCGGTGTCGAGGTCGTCCGCCTTCTCCAGGTGCACCTTGATCGGGCCCATGAAGGTGTAGCGCTGCTGCTTGGCGTAGTCGCGCACCATGCCGGCGAGCTCGTCGCCGAGCTGGCCGGAGTAGGGGCTGAGCCGCTCGAAGTCCGGTGTGCTCAGTTCGACGATGAAGTCGTTGGGCACGACCGTGCGGTCGCGGTTCCAGATGGTGGCGTTGTTGTCGCACTCGCGCTGGAGCGCTCCCGCGATCTCCACGGGCTGGACCTCGGACTTGAACACCTTGGCGAAGGTGCCGTTGACCAGACCTTCGAGACGCTGCTCGAACTTCTTCAGGACTCCCATGGGGCACCTCCTCCGTCGCTGCCGTCCTGTGCACTGCTCTGCGGGCCGCTTGCCTGGTACTGCTTACTGATCGTATCCACGCGCCGCTCGATCGGCTGGTTCCCCCTGTCAGCACTGCCGACGGTGTCGACGCATGACGAAGTTCCCTGTGGAGCTCCCCTTCGAACTCCTCCGGTGGTACTGCTGCGCGTAACCGCCTCGTGTATGCCTGACAAGGATCGTAGAGGCGGTGGAAGACCAGTGTCCCGCACCTGACTGTGGACCCCGACCCCCTCCTGCGGAGACGGCCGGTACCGGTACGAGGTTGATACGTGAACCGGTACGGCTTGATACGTGGCAGGGACATCGAAGGTTCGGTGAGGTCCCTGCCTGCGGGGATAAGGGATGTGAACCCACCCCTTCCAGCGTGCTAATGTTCTGGGTGTCGGAAGGCGCCGACCCGCAAGGGGCAGACGCCCAGGACACACCCAATGCGCGGGTGGCGGAATAGGCAGACGCGCTGGATTCAGGTTCCAGTGCCCGCAAGGGCGTGGGGGTTCAACTCCCCCCTCGCGCACCATGAGACACGGGTCTCTGCAGGTGACGGAAGTCACCGCAGGGGCCCGTTTCTCGTTTCCTGGGCCTTTGTGAAACATCACACAGCCCGGCCAGGTCCCACGGCAGGCCCCGGCGCGTGAGCTAACTCACGGGCGGGGCCTGCCGTCTTCGGTGAGGTCGGCGCGGCGCAGCTCCTGGGGTTCAGAAGGCGTAGCGCACGCGTAGCCAGGGCGCGTGGTGGTCGATCAGGGCGCGCAGGGTGTGCACGGCCTCCGCCTTGACCCCGTTGCGGTAGCGGATGTTCAGGGCGCCGTTCTCGGAGCGCTTGGCCTGCTGGAGCTCAGGGCGCCACAGCGTCTCCTCGGCGCGGGGATGCCAGCCGAGGTTGACCTCGTGCAGCTCCCGGTTGTGGGTGAGCATGATCACCTCCGCGGCGGCCTGCTGTTTCACCCGCGGGGGCAGGACGTCGTCGAGGTGGACGAGCAGCTCGGCCCAGGCATCCTGCCAGCCGGGGCGGACGACCACGGGTGAGAGGTTGAAGTGCACCTCGTATCCCGCGTCCAGGAAGTCCGCCGCGGCGGCGATGCGCTCGGCGACGGGTGAGGTGCGCACATCGAGTAGCCGGGCGTCGTCCGGTGGCATCAGCGAGAACCGGACGCGGGTGCGACCGCGTGGGTCGAGGGCCAGCAGGTCGGGGTTGACGAACTTGGTGGCGAAGGACGCCTTGGCGGTGGGCCACTGCCGGAAGGCGTGCACCAGGTCAGCGGTGTTGTGGCAGATCAGGGCGTCCACCGAGCAGTCGCCGTTCTCGCCGATGTCGTACACCCACGCCTCGGGGTCGCACTGGTTCGGCTCGGGCTTGGGCCCCTGTCGAGCGATGTGCCTCGCGAGGTGGGCGATGATCCGGTCGATGTTGGTGAAGACGGTGATGGGGTTGGCGTATCCCTTGCGCCGGGGCACGTAGCAGTAGGCGCAGGCCATCGCGCAGCCGTTGGAGGTGCCGGGAGCGATCCAGTCCGCCGACCGGCCGTTGGGGCGGGTGGTGAGGGTCTTCTTCTCGCCCAGGACCAGCGTCTCTCCCTTGATGCGCACCCAGCGCTCGACGTTGCCCTCGTTGCCGTGCAGCCCGGGGATGCGCCAGTGGGAGTCGACCATGATCACCCGCGCGTCGGGGAACCGGGCGCTGATCTGCCGCCCTCGCGGGGACGCGGCGGCCGCGGGCTCGGCGTAGATCTCCCGCACGGACAGCAGCCGACGGGCCGTGGCGGAGGTCCGGAAGGACGAGTCCGTGCCGGGAGCGGTGGTGGAGCCAGGGGCGGCGGGGCCGGGGGCGAGGGCGTCGAGCCCGAACAGTGTGCCGTCGGAGTCGTCGCCCGGGGTGCCGGACGGGTGGTGCATGAGTGCTCCCGTACGGATGCGTGCGAGGTGGGGGGTGCGAGGTGGGGGGGGCGACGCGGGAAGGTCCGCCCGTCACCCGGGAGGGGCCGGTGGGTGGGTTGGGCGCTTGTTCCGACGGGTGGTGCCGCCGATCGCCACGGAGCTGAGGCGCTCGTGGCACGGGGCCGGCATCTGGTGGTCATCGCGGGGCGATCAGCGTGATCGTCCGTCTCGGTGGCCGCCTCGGGTTCCGCCTGGCGGCGGTGGCCACCGGTGTGCGGGCGGGCCTGGCGTCCAGTCTACCGGCGCTCCGCTGGTGGAGCCGGGGCGGCGAGGGCGGCGTGGGCGGCGTGGGCGGCGCGAGCGGCGTGGGCGGCGTGGGCGGCGCGAGCGGCGTGGGCGTCTGTGGGCGTGCCCTGGGCCTGGAAGGGGAGTGGCCGGGGCGGGCAGCAGGGCAAGGGCCGCTGTTGAGTCTCGACGCGTTGTATAAAAACCAGCGAGTTGGTTTCATTGCGTCGCCATCAGAGCCCTGCAGGGGAGCCACGGGTGACCAAACAGGACCGGGCCGTCCGGACCCGTCTCGCGCTGATCCGGTCGGCGGCCGCACAGTTCGAGGCCCATGGGTACGTAAGGGCCGGCCTGGCGCGGATCAGCGCGGGAGCCGGCGTCAGCTCCGGTGCGCTGCACTTCCACTTCGCCGACAAGGCCGCCGTCGCGGAGGCCGTCGAGGACGCTGCCGCCCGAGCCCTGCGCGAGGCCGCGGTCCGTGGTCACGGTGGTGACGGCTGCGCCCTGCAACGTCTCGTGGACGTCACGCATCACGTCGCCCGGCTCCTGTGCGCCGATGTCGTGGTGCGTGCGGGGCTGCGGCTGAACGTGGAAGGTGCGGCCGGGCGGGTGCGGGACCTGCGCCGGGAGTGGCGGGAGTGCGTGCAGGGGCTGCTGGCCGAGGCGGAGCGCAGGGGGGAACTCGCCGCCGGTGTGACGCCGCAGCGCACCGGCGCCGTCGTCCTCGCCGCCACGACCGGCATCGAGGTGCTGGCGCGGGAGGACCAGGAGTGGCTCGCCCGGCCGTCGCTGACCGACCTGTGGCAGTTGCTCCTGCCGAGCCTGGCGGCGCCTCGGCTGGCCGGGGCGGTGGATCCGGCGGGGAGTGATCCGACGGGGAGCGGCCCTGCGGGGGCCGAACCGGTGGGGAGTCAACCGGTGGGGAGTCAACCGGTGGGGAGTGATCCGGCGGTGAGTGATCCGGCGGGGCGCGGACCGGTCGCCCGGGACGGGCAGGCGGAGGCGGGCAGGGCGGGGCTCGCGCTGCGGTAGCCGCCCCCCTTCGGCCGACAGTGGGTGAAGCTGTGGCCAAAACAAACCGGATGCCAAGTTTTTTCCGTCCGCGGATCGCACGATGGTCCCCCAGCCTCTGGACCAAGGAGCGATGAGTCATGGCACAGCAGGCCTGCCCCTTCCTGTCGATCGACCCGTCCGGCCAGGATCTCTATGGCGAGATATCCCGCATCCGCGCCCAGGGCCCGGCCGTGGAGGTCGAACTCCCCGGCGGCGTCCGGGCGTGGTGGATCACCGGCCTGGAGCTGAACAAGCGGCTCCTGGCCGGACCGGAGACGAGCAAGGACGCCTTCCAGCACTGGCCGGCCTGGATCAACGGGGACATCTCCCGCACCTGGCCGCTCGCCATCTGGGTCTCGGTGCGCAACATGGTCACCGCCTACGGCTCCGACCACACCCGGCTGCGCAAGCCCATGGCCGCCGCCTTCACCAAGCGCCGCGTCGACGCGCTGCTGCCGCGTGTCCAGGAGATCGTCGACCGGGCGCTCGACGCCCTGGAGCGGATCCCGGAGGGCGAAGTCGTGGACCTGAGGGCGGCGTTCGCGGCGCCGATCCCGCACGAGGTGGTGTGCGAGCTCTTCGGCGTACCGGCCGGCGAGGACGGCCCGCGCGCCGCCCTCTACCGCATCATCAGCCGCTTCTTCGACACGGCGATCTCCCTGGAGGACGCCCAGGCCAACGCCGTCGATCTCTACGGCACGCTGACCGCGTTCCTCCAGCACAAGCGGGAGCACCCCGCCGACGACCTGACGACGGCGCTCATCGCCGCGCGCGACGAAGGCGGCCTCAGCGAACAGGAGTTGATGGACAACCTGATCCTGCTGCTCACCGCCGGTTTCGAGACGACCGTCAACCTCATCGACAACACCGTGCACAGCCTGCTCGCCCACCCCGGCCAGCTCGACCTCGTCCGCACCGGGCAGGTCAGCTGGGAGGACGCACTGGAGGAGTCGTTGCGCTTCGAGGCGCCGGGCGCCATGTCGGGCCTGCGCTACGCCGTCGAGGACATCGAGATCGAGCCGGGTCTGACCATCCCCAAGGGTGACCCGCTCGTGGTCTCCTTCGCCGGCGCCGGGCGCGACCCCGAGCGGCACGGGCCGGACGCCGAACGGTTCGACGTGACGCGCACAACCAGCCGTGACCACGTGTCCTTCGGCCACGGCGTGCACCACTGCCTGGGCCGGCCCCTCGCGATGGCCGAGGCGACCGTGGCTCTGACGTCGCTGTTCACGCGCTTCCCGCGGCTGGCACTGGCCGATCCGGCGCATCCGCCGAAGCGGCTGCGGTCCATCATCTCCACCGGCCACGAGGAACTGCCGGTGCTGCTGCACGGCCGGGGCCCGGCGGGCCCGCGCCCGGAGGAGGCCGAGATGCCGGCGCAGGCGTAGGCGGAGGCGGCGGCCGAGATGCCGGCGTAGGCGGAGATGCCGGCGGAGGCGGGGGCGGTCAGGGGGCCCTCCGGCCGTCGAGGAACGCGCGGTACCAGGGCGCCGCGCGGGTGAACGCGGCCGCGAACCCCTCACCGGGCGGGCAGTCGAGGTCCTTCCAGAACGCGTCGTCCACGAACCAGTGGTCGACGGTGAGCATGCCGAGGTGATGGAGGGCGGGCGGTGACCCGGCGACCCGGTCGAGGGCGGTGGCGACGTCCACGGCCGCACCGCCGCCGGGCTCCCCCATCTCCCGGGACACGGCGGCCAGCAGGTCCGCGACCGCCACCGGCTCGGGGTGGTTGACGTGGTGCACACCGCCGCCGGGCGCGGGGGAGAGCGCGGCGGCCACCACCGCACGGCCCAGGGTGTCGACGTCGATCATCGACTGGAGCGCCTCGCAGCCGGTCAGGGTGGCCGACAGTTCCTTCATCAGCCACACCAGGCCGGGGATCACCCAGCGGTCGCCCTCGCCGTACACGAGGTGCGGGCGCAGCACGAGGCCGCCGGCGTCGAGGACGTACCGTTCGGCGGCGGCCCGGGTGCGGCTGGTGGGTGACGCCGGAGCGATCGGCACCTCCCCGGGGCGTACGCCGCGGAAGGGGCCCCGGCCGTGGACGGCGGCCGTACTGACGTACACGATCCGGCGCACCCCGGCGCGCACGGCCTCCTCGACCAGGGCACGGGTGCCGTGGTCGTTGACCGCCTGGACGGTTTCGGCGTCGCCGCCGACCCGCGTGGCGCAGTGCACCAGGACGTCGGTGTCGGCGCAGACCCCGCGCAGGGAGGGCGGGGCGCAGAGGTCGCCGTGGACGTACTCGGGGCCGTGCGGCGCAGGCCGGGACAGCAGGCGTACGTGGACGTCCGGTTGCCGCTTTGCCGTGTCGGCGACCCGGCTGCCGACGAAGCCGCTCGCGCCCGTGATCAGAACCTTGACCGTCACGACAGGGACCGTACCCGCGCCGGCCGGGCGGAGGTCAGGCTCGCGGTGAAGACGGACGCGCCGTCCTGCCGCCCCGAGACCCGTACGGTCACCTCCCCGGGGCGCTCGTCGAAGACCTCGGTCTCGATCCGGCACGGGCTGTGCAGCTCTGCGTAGTGGGCGAACTCGGCCGTCAGCGTGCCCGGCAGGAAGGGGCGCAGGCCGGACGCGGCGGTCGCGGCCTGGCGGGCCGCCTCGAACAGGACCATGCCGGGGACGTGGTCGTTGGGCCGTGGGAAGAGGACCGGGTGGCCGGTGTCGACGCGCAGGTTCCAGACGCCGGGACGGTCGGCGGGGGCGAGGACGACGTCCTCGGCACGGGACCGTCCCGCGGCCTGCGGCGCTATGCCCGCCAGGAGCGGAACCGGTGTGTTCAGGGAATCCAACCGGCCAGCGCGCAGGCGGCGGTAGGCGCGCGGTGAGGTGCAGCCGGTGCTTCCGGTGCCGCGGGCGACGAACCGACCCGCGCGGCGGAACTCCATCGTCGTCCGCATGCTGCGCAGTCCGTGGCCGCGGCGGCGGATCTCGGAGCAGACGACGTCGAACTCGACCGGCTCGGCGGCGTCCGCCAGCAGCAGTGCGGTCGGGTCGACGCTGACCGTCAGGTCCCACATGACGAAGTGGGTGTCGGCCGGGGCGCCGAACTCGGCGTGCGCCAGCACCATCGAAGCCTGCCGCAACGTTTCGCCCACGATCATCGGGTCCTGGTGCCGGTCGTCGACGGGGCCGAAGAAGGGGTGGGTGGCCGGCCAGTGCG
It encodes the following:
- a CDS encoding NAD-dependent epimerase/dehydratase family protein, which produces MTVKVLITGASGFVGSRVADTAKRQPDVHVRLLSRPAPHGPEYVHGDLCAPPSLRGVCADTDVLVHCATRVGGDAETVQAVNDHGTRALVEEAVRAGVRRIVYVSTAAVHGRGPFRGVRPGEVPIAPASPTSRTRAAAERYVLDAGGLVLRPHLVYGEGDRWVIPGLVWLMKELSATLTGCEALQSMIDVDTLGRAVVAAALSPAPGGGVHHVNHPEPVAVADLLAAVSREMGEPGGGAAVDVATALDRVAGSPPALHHLGMLTVDHWFVDDAFWKDLDCPPGEGFAAAFTRAAPWYRAFLDGRRAP
- a CDS encoding cytochrome P450 family protein, coding for MAQQACPFLSIDPSGQDLYGEISRIRAQGPAVEVELPGGVRAWWITGLELNKRLLAGPETSKDAFQHWPAWINGDISRTWPLAIWVSVRNMVTAYGSDHTRLRKPMAAAFTKRRVDALLPRVQEIVDRALDALERIPEGEVVDLRAAFAAPIPHEVVCELFGVPAGEDGPRAALYRIISRFFDTAISLEDAQANAVDLYGTLTAFLQHKREHPADDLTTALIAARDEGGLSEQELMDNLILLLTAGFETTVNLIDNTVHSLLAHPGQLDLVRTGQVSWEDALEESLRFEAPGAMSGLRYAVEDIEIEPGLTIPKGDPLVVSFAGAGRDPERHGPDAERFDVTRTTSRDHVSFGHGVHHCLGRPLAMAEATVALTSLFTRFPRLALADPAHPPKRLRSIISTGHEELPVLLHGRGPAGPRPEEAEMPAQA
- a CDS encoding ScbA/BarX family gamma-butyrolactone biosynthesis protein; the encoded protein is MSALTEDQTGRGGRPANGTATTVENPPHPAVPRQTAPPSPATAEPAPPTTASKEPASSATVFEDPAPSTTAPEKPASSATTSEDPASSTTAPEKPASLATASEEPAPPSPATDQPAPHSPVTAVTAVTAVTTELAHRTTETDVFPTRWTRISDTRFRFTAHWPATHPFFGPVDDRHQDPMIVGETLRQASMVLAHAEFGAPADTHFVMWDLTVSVDPTALLLADAAEPVEFDVVCSEIRRRGHGLRSMRTTMEFRRAGRFVARGTGSTGCTSPRAYRRLRAGRLDSLNTPVPLLAGIAPQAAGRSRAEDVVLAPADRPGVWNLRVDTGHPVLFPRPNDHVPGMVLFEAARQAATAASGLRPFLPGTLTAEFAHYAELHSPCRIETEVFDERPGEVTVRVSGRQDGASVFTASLTSARPARVRSLS